In one Molothrus aeneus isolate 106 chromosome 8, BPBGC_Maene_1.0, whole genome shotgun sequence genomic region, the following are encoded:
- the LOC136559613 gene encoding LOW QUALITY PROTEIN: zona pellucida sperm-binding protein 4-like (The sequence of the model RefSeq protein was modified relative to this genomic sequence to represent the inferred CDS: inserted 5 bases in 5 codons; substituted 1 base at 1 genomic stop codon), whose product MGVVGWSWAASGAMLFWVFLGPLALVLGAPISVFSDPTLLTCGQKCLHLTLPPGWEGNVSFVLTTWDTEGKAHVLQNGSGCGLLVSGTPEGSRKXISYAGCYVFEGGHNYLIXVGLEGTDAAGQKVLHEETAXGCPVDLPALDAPSSRVCLAVPSQAXLPCASLPISQGDCEARGCCYDPRDRVKPCYFGNTVTAHCTPDGQFSIAVSRAVTLPPVALDSVQLASGHSTGCVPVLTNKAXFPLSARGTTFQMNADQAIYENELVASRDVNTGSLGSATRDSIFRLHVRCTYSISGSSIPLSVQVFTLPPLPAVSQPGPLSLELRVASDGSYTSYYIDSDYPVVKTLRDPVYAEVKILQRTDPDLILVLHHCWATPSTNPQQQQQWPILVDGXVTCAPYAGDNYQTQLMPPSFTSGLLLPSHYQHFTVYTFTFVDSTSHEKLWAVLKADVLADC is encoded by the exons ATGGGTGTTGTAGGGTGGTCTTGGGCTGCATCAGGAGCTATGCTCTTCTGGGTGTTTCTTGGCCCCCTGGCTTTGGTTCTGGGGGCTCCTATCAGTGTTTTTTCTGATCCTACCCTGCTGACTTGTGGCCAGAAATGCTTACACCTCACCTTAccaccaggctgggaagggaatgtTTCATTTGTGCTGACTACATGGG ATACTGAAGGGAAGGCACATGTTCTGCAGAATGGCTCTGGCTGTGGGCTCTTGGTATCTGGGACTCCAGAAGGCTCCAGGA ATATCTCTTATGCAGGCTGTTATGTCTTTGAGGGG GGTCACAATTACCTTA CAGTTGGGCTTGAAGGAACAGATGCTGCTGGGCAAAAGGTTCTTCATGAAGAGACTG CAGGGTGCCCTGTGGACCTTCCTG CCCTGGATGCTCCAAGCAGCCGTGTCTGTCTGGCCgttcccagccagg ggctgccGTGTGCCTCCCTGCCCATCAGCCAGGGAGACTGTGAAGCACGAGGCTGCTGCTATGACCCCAGAGACAGGGTGAAACCTTGCTACTTTGGTAACACAG TGACAGCTCATTGCACACCAGATGGCCAGTTTTCCATTGCTGTTTCTCGAGCTGTCACCCTGCCACCTGTTGCCCTGGACTCAGTGCAACTGGCCAGTGGACACAGtactggctgtgtccctgtcctaACAAACAAGG AGTTTCCACTCTCTGCCCGTGGCACTACTTTTCAG ATGAATGCAGACCAGGCCATATATGAGAATGAGTTGGTGGCAAGCAGGGATGTGAACACTGGGAGCCTTGGCTCTGCCACTAGGGATAGCATTTTCAG GTTACATGTCCGATGTACTTATTCCATCAGTGGGAGCTCCATTCCCTTGAGTGTTCAGGTCTTCACATTGCCACCactccctgctgtgtcccagccagGTCCTCTGTCTTTGGAGCTGCGTGTTGCCTCAG ATGGAAGCTATACTTCCTACTATATTGACAGTGACTATCCTGTTGTGAAGACTCTGAGAGATCCTGTTTATGCAGAGGTCAAGATCCTTCAGAGGACAGACCCAGACCTGATTTTAGTTCTGCACCACTGCTGGGCCACACCAAGCACCAACccccagcaacagcagcagtggccaATTTTGGTGGATGGGTAAGTGACTT GTGCCCCTTATGCAGGCGACAACTATCAGACACAGCTGATGCCTCCAAGTTTCACCTCAGGACTACTATTGCCCTCTCATTACCAGCATTTCACTGTCTACACATTCACCTTTGTGGACTCCACTTCCCATGAGAAACTCTGGGCTG TGTTGAAAGCAGATGTTCTTGCTGACTGCTGA